In the Glycine max cultivar Williams 82 chromosome 19, Glycine_max_v4.0, whole genome shotgun sequence genome, TCCTAATTCCTTGGTGGTTACGCTGGAGAGGGTGCTGGGAAACGAGACTGTTGGTAATTGTGAAATGATTTTTATTCTTTGGTCTTGAATTGTCTTCTTATGCTTCTTTCCGTTACAATTGAATGCAAGTTATTgcatatattttaacattttttaactaatttgcaAACAAGTGAGGGTGAACCGTGACGTGATAGTAAGGTTGTTGTCTTGggactacttttttttttttttttgaaaggcttgtCTTGGGACTACTTGGTGGGAGCCTAAAGCATTTGCTCATCCTTTTTAATTTGCTAATAAGTGATGGAAATTGAAATAGCTTGAAAGTgaaaatacatttaatattttttttctcctttgattAAAATAGCTTGAAAGTGCTACAAAACATGTATATTAGTCATGGAAGTGAATACCGCAAACACCTAATCTTGAATTCTTTCATTTGATGGACAATGGAAAGGGTGGTTTGTGTCCTTTTCCCCACTTGTTTGTAGCAATTGATTTATGTGTCACTGTGCTGTGTAATAAAAGCTAGCTGTATTATGGATTGTAGGTGTATTGAAgcgttgaaattttaatttatactttgtTCGTTATCCTTATTTCAGCTGAGCTATTGACTACAAATAAATTGTCCGAATTGGCGTGCTTGGCATTGTATCTGATGTATGAGAAAAAGCAGGGGAAGAAATCTTTCTGGTATCCGTACATCAGGGAGCTTGATCGCCAACGAGGTAGGGGCCAACTGTCTGTGGAATCACCTCTTCTATGGTTAAAATCTGAGCTGGATTACCTGTCAGGAAGTCCAATTAAGGTATTCCCCTTCTCTCCTGATTAATGACGAATACTATTATACTATATCCATTGTACTGATGAACAGAAATATTAGGTTGGTGTTGGTCTAATGCTTGATATTTTCCAAATATAACCTGACTAAATTCTGATGTCCGTTACTTAGGATGAAGTTATTCAAAGGGAAGAAGCAATAAGAAAAGAGTATAATGAACTTGACACAGTCTGGTTTATGGCAGGTTCTCTATTTCAGGTAATAAAATTTCCCCGAACAAGTTCAGTAGTTATGTACATTTTGAGATTTAGTGCTTACATTATTTGCATAAATATAATGCAGCAATATCCATATGACATTCCTACTGAGGCCTTTTCATTTGAGATTTTCAAACAAGCCTTTGCTGCTATTCAGTCTTGTGTGGTGCATTTACAGGTAAAGTTTCCTTGTTATCCGATACAGAACTATACAGTTAGTTAAgtatgcaataaaaaaaactctgaACTAAATAGTGGCTGACCAATCTTGTAAGTCTATTTTGGTTCAACTCTAATGAGGTTGCTACATTTGTCCATGAAATTGAATTACCTTAATTTGAAATGTTGTAATCTTGCTTGATACTATTAAATATCAGGCCAAAGAGCTTTACTTATTGATCTAATTTgtagatatattttaatttttattgattgttGGATTTGTCAGATGAAGTGgtgataatttataaatttagataGAAAACTTTTCTACTGTTACTACTGAGTGTGTATGAGTTTCAGCATGCATGTATACTATTATTGatcttatttttcacttttgcaTTATGTAGTAATTTCCTTGCACTCGTTCGATAGTTGCCATTACATTTCATGATTTATCTTTAACACTACCTTTGTCCCTATATGTAATAGACTTTTTGTAACTTGCTTGTCCCTTTCATAAGAATCTTTTAAAATTGTCTTGAGTATTGATAAGATAAAGTCATTCTCTCTTATGAGGATCGGAGAGAATGATTaacacacattaattaattaggtgaaAATAGTGAGATGATGAGTCCTAGTAATTTTAagggtaattttgaaaaaataatacaaattgttaacaaatttaatgcCACTAACTAAATCAACTAACTTTCTTAATGtgtaaattagttaaaagaGTCTTACATTTTGGGACGGAGGGAGTATTACATTCTAGACTtctgattgattgatttagtgttctgcttctttcattttgtATGGGAGCGTGCATTGCTCTTCTTCTGTCTGGATATCTACTGTTTGCCTTATAAATGCATGTATTACTTCCCCTCTCTTTCTGCAAGGTGTGCAAATTGACTGCTTGTCCTTTTTGAAATCAGAAAGTTAGTTTAGCTCGGAGATTTGCTTTAGTTCCCCTGGGACCTCCTTTACTGTCCTACCAAAGCAACTGCAAGGCAATGCTAACTGCTGTTGATGGCGCTGTTGAGCTTGCAGTTGATCGCCCGTATAAAGCCGGGGACCCAATTGTTGTGTGGTATGATACGTACTTCATTTGATTGCATGTAATTTGGAAAAAAAGACATGGTTTGGCAATGACTTTGTTTCTTTATTACGAGCTTCATTATAAGATTTACAGTTGGTCATTGTCAGGTGTGGCCCTCAACCTAACTCAAAGTTGCTTATAAACTATGGTTTTGTTGATGAAAATAATTCCAATGATCGTCTTATAGTTGAGGTAAATGTTGGACATTTACTTTGTTTTATTCAGtattttgttgtttaaattcaaatttaaccTCGATGATACAACTGTCCCAGGCAGCTTTAAATACTGAAGATCCACAATATCAAGATAAAAGAATGGTGGCTCAAAGAAATGGAAAGTTATCAGTTCAAGTTTTTCATGTATCAATACTGAACCTACtgctgtttatttttattttttttaataagcacTGAACCTACTGTTGTTGAAGGTTATTTAGTGAATTTTCTCATTAATTCCTTAATTCAACCTTTGTGCAGGTATATGCTGGGAAGGAAAGGGAAGCTGTCTTAGATATGCTTCGTTATATGCGTTTGGGCTATGTTTCAGATCCTTCTGAGATGGAATCTGTCATCTCCTCTCAAGGTCCAGTTTGTCCTGTAAGTTTGTTTCATCCAGTGCCTtcattatttgaatttgaagaatTATAAGACTGCTGTGGTCACATCCAGCATCTGTACTGGATACAAGTAAAATAAGTTCTCCTGATGTCCTATCCATTTACCTCTTTCATATATTGATTTCATGAATTGAGGGTATGATCTTGGAAGTACtatgataaattaaaacaagattttattccccttttataaaaagaaatattcttatataattaaatggAGAGTATATCTTTCGATTTGAAAAGTCGACTCCATTCATACATTATAGGTAAGCCCTTGTATGGAACGGGCTGCGTTGGATCAGTTGGCTGATTATTTCAAGGCACGGCTGGCTGGCTACCCTACAACATTGGCTGAAGATGAATCTATGGTACTGTTTGCTTGAATTAGAAGTTGATTCAATGTAATGTATGACTTGTCAACTTTTCATTGATAGTTTATGCATTTCTGTAGCTGACAGATGATAATCTGAATCCAAAGAAGCGAGTTGCTACCCAATATGTTAGGCTGGAAAAGAAAATGCTCCATGCCTGTTTGCAGGCAACCACCGACTTCATTAACCAGCTTCCAGACCACACTATATCTCCATGCCCCGCTCCCTATGCACCTTTATTGAAATGAAAGGTTCAACCCTCTCTCTGCTTTTAAACAGCATCACCGTGTTTTTAATGAATTGGAAATTTCTGCAGTGAAGTTCCTTAATTTTTGTCCCTCTACTTTGTAGGAACTGGAAATGTATGTAGTCTGAACTGTACAAATATGGATTTGATGAACCAGGTCAGTCAAATTATATATTCTTGATATGCATCCAATTAGAAATCCCCTGAATTAAGGTAATTTGTGGTTTATCCTCTTCAGCTTTGGTTTATATGTGAATGTAGGACTTTAGGATTGGATAAAGATACTCAATTCTTTAAACTTCTCACTGTGTGAAAAACACCCTTTGTTAGCAAACCATTAAATGTCAGCTGAGTTGTAAGACAAtaatttctttgaaataaaaaaaataaagttaggaAAGAGATAATCTTGcattatccattttttaaaataaaataaaatgcttgTGCTGTGTTGATTGGTAGTTAGTGTTTCATGATTGTTCTTTTCTCACATTTCTAACTGCTTTAGTAGATGCTTATGCATTATAATAGGAGAGTGACAATTCCCTGTATCTGAAAGAAAGAACAGTGCATGaagtttgattttgaaaaaccaTGATGCATAGAATAAAGTAATTTCTGAATACTATGACGGATTTCGTAGGTCAATTACAAATGCATATAGTTGAATCACGGCTCATTGAACAATGATGCAAGAGTTCCGGATTTAAAAGGTTATGGGTCTGCCTTTCCCCCTGAAGATAAAATCTCAATCCGAGTGTTTTCTGCATGCCCCCTTCAGGTAGGCGTGTCGCTTCATTCCCTAGGTAGGACTTAGGAGGAAAGGAACCATCATTTGAGCAAATTTTTGTGTCTTACTGTAATTGTACCGACGATTCGAAATTTGAGTGTTGGAATGATACTCAACTTTGTAAATGGAAACCTGAATCCCAAATCCTAATTCAATTGTGCATATATAGTTCCATGAATTATATTGatccgttttttttttttaattttatttcgtcAACCCATCTGATAGTTTACTTTAAAGAGTATTGGAAAAATGTTGAGTGTCACaagtttttttctattttttgctgACTTCACAAAAGTTATAGgagtatttatttttgtttatttttgtaacGAAGAATGAAGTATATTGAtccgtttttttttaaatttgtttcgtCAACCCATCTGATAGTTTACTTTAAAGAGTATTGGAAAAATGTTGAGTGTcacaagtttttttcttttttttgctgacTTCACCAAAGTTATAGgagtatttatttttgtttatttttgtaacGAAGAATGAAgtaatagtatttattttagtatttgctataataaattattttatctattttcctTTAGTATCTTTTTTGTAtaagttattgtggtttgaaTCAAAGTTTTGgctttataaaaacaaataaaaaatgagaccaAAAAATTCGtttaaatctcttttttttatatataaatttttggtTCAGTATTTTTCAGTAAATGACATCTAATTTCCACATTAATGATCAAGCAGTaggtaaattagaaaaaaatgttttcaaagaaTAAAGATCCAAAAATAGAATTTTCATATTAACTAATTAGGAAAAAGTTCTATGGTGGGAAGCCTAAAAAGAGGAATCAAACATTATTGCAGATTTAGAATGACAGAGGATgttgaaaaaaactaaaatcccTTCCAGCTAAACAAGTATATTGTCTGACCTCATAATCATTGtcacaaaaataatatcatacacGAGCCCAATACAAAACACGGGTAAAAAATACTTACAAAAGGGATAATTCATGTTTAGTCTTCAAGGGACATTCATTTActttaacaaaatacaaaatcatatcaatacctgaaaaatattaaagacatcaaaacaatcaatattttcaaacaCATCAAGTTCCTCTCTGTTTTCTTCAttcatattaactttttcagacattatgatgttatatatctactgatcttcgtccatcttaacaaaacatttaaaaaaattcaatgacaaACTAACGACACCATACATAATTCTAAttacttataaataaatttatttattttaaaaaacttccatgttaatttttttatgtcttcTAGACTACATAAGTATGTcgcaatttaaataaatatattttttaatatatactatcacacaattttattattatttttactacatttaataatacaatacattgaaattgataagcatatatattaaaatttagactTGCATAAACTAATATACGAcataatgttattattattttacttgcaTAAAGTAgttaatgtaataatatttgcacaaatattataaaggtttaattactcatcTGGTCCTTgctacaaaaaaatatcaactctttttttattaccttttagtacttgctaaaaaaaataaatatatatgctacaaattagttaaaaattatcaactctttttttattataaattatcttgcgATAAATTACTTATGAATTACTTGCCAATATTTTTGCGGTTAATTGTAATTCATAATATCaatcatattttgatggtaagaactaaaaaagaatcaaaatataaactatagaattaaaaagaccactttcaaattataaagactaaaaataattaaaatgaaaattataaggactagaaaaaccaattttaagctaaaaagaactaaaattatgaaattataaggagcaaatgagtaattaaaaatattataaaaaacataactaaatttataaaaaaaaacactaaaataattttttaaattattattaggtTATACAAATTGCCAATCCGTATAAATTATATGGATTAACAATCCTTACGAAGCATACAGAATGTTAATCCGTAAGTTTTATACAGATTGTCAATCTATAAGATTCATACGGATTGTGAATCCATATGTTTATTACCAAACAAATTAACTCGcaacacacaaaaaaacttaCCTCCATCGTTGTACCGGGACACCCACCATGATGATAACCACGTGCTGCCAATGACCACCGCCACCTCGATCAAACCACCCACAACAACCAGGACCTCGGCCAGAAAGAGAAAGCTCATCTTggtgaatgaagaaaaaataaaaccaacacacaaagaagaagaacttAACAGGGGTAGTGTtggaaatttaataaaaattgttgGGTGTAGAAGAAATCTACACGGTGCAGGAAGAAAAGGCCCTAAGAAGGCCCAAGAGCCCAGAGCGATTCTCGTGGCTGCAACAATAGAAGCGTTTATGTTGTGTCCCAAATCTTCCTCTTGTTTCTGCAGCTTCTCTGTCTCTTTTCTTCACTTTCTCCTTATTCTTCATTAGATCCTCAGTGGGATCGACCCTCATTTCGTAAGTTCCTTTTtccccttttcatttttttgttgttgttattttttcaatGTTAAACTATTACTGCGACACGGATCTGTGACTCGCTTCTTAATTACGGGGTTTTCAATCTTCAATATTCATCTCTGTGTACCTATTTGCACGTGTACCAATTTCGCATCTATTTTCTCTCTGTTTCTTCCCATTTGGGCGCACGAAGCTTCATTTTCTGGATTCAACTGAGGTTCTTTATTTTATCTTGCTGTAGAAAAATTTATCTGCCCTATTGAGATTTCATTTGAATGTGTTGGCGATGTGGGCTTTTGATGTTGCTGCATTTTCTGTTTgtcactctttttttctttttttaatttgagtgtGTGGTAGTTGTTGCTGAAAATGCCTGCAAATACacaatttattacatttttttttgtattttggatGTAATAAATGTGTTCTCTCCCAATAAAAAGCTTTCCacatttaattgtttaaaatcagCACTAAGAAGTTATGTACACAAAACCATTGAACTTATTGTGTGTTTTAAGATTATTCTCTCTGACTTTGTTTGCATACTTGTGCTTTTGTCTATTGGTTCCAAGTTCTTGTTGTCAATGTGTTACATCAAGTATTAGGTTACATCAAGAATTAGACTCTGGCTATTTATAGATTGTGTAAAgccttgtttggataaacttctccataaatactattaggagaagaaaataagaagttaaaatgaattatgTTTCTATCATGAATTAAAATCAACTTGTGTGACTGTACTTCAACTTTTATAGAAGCTCTCTTATCTAACTACTCCAAAAGTTGATATGCATAATTTGATTTTGACTTATGGGAGAAACTTAATTCATTtaccttattattttttttaactcctaTAAGTGCTTATGAAGAAGTTTATTCAAACAGGGGAAAAAGTGATTTTCTTGATAAATCATCTTACCATAatctaaattctaaaatataaaacttgctagcatttttttttttggcaattttcatttttgggtTCAGTTTTCATGTTTCGTCATTGTAGAAACAGTTGGTAACTTTTACTTATCTCTATTCTCACTTATTTGGTGATGCTGTCTTTCTCATTGTTGTTGTGCTTATTTGTAGAATATTATCTATGATAC is a window encoding:
- the LOC100802221 gene encoding ribulose-1,5 bisphosphate carboxylase/oxygenase large subunit N-methyltransferase, chloroplastic, which translates into the protein MELSRLFVSDTCFFSPPIRCSPSPALSTFFAVKNRRSRRRSSFCSASNPDTLVAGGAAVVAGAGEKHEEDLKSWMHKHGLPPCKVVLKDKPCPNDSHKPIHYVAASQDLQVGDVAFSVPNSLVVTLERVLGNETVAELLTTNKLSELACLALYLMYEKKQGKKSFWYPYIRELDRQRGRGQLSVESPLLWLKSELDYLSGSPIKDEVIQREEAIRKEYNELDTVWFMAGSLFQQYPYDIPTEAFSFEIFKQAFAAIQSCVVHLQKVSLARRFALVPLGPPLLSYQSNCKAMLTAVDGAVELAVDRPYKAGDPIVVWCGPQPNSKLLINYGFVDENNSNDRLIVEAALNTEDPQYQDKRMVAQRNGKLSVQVFHVYAGKEREAVLDMLRYMRLGYVSDPSEMESVISSQGPVCPVSPCMERAALDQLADYFKARLAGYPTTLAEDESMLTDDNLNPKKRVATQYVRLEKKMLHACLQATTDFINQLPDHTISPCPAPYAPLLK